From the Pongo pygmaeus isolate AG05252 chromosome X, NHGRI_mPonPyg2-v2.0_pri, whole genome shotgun sequence genome, one window contains:
- the LOC134739007 gene encoding uncharacterized protein LOC134739007 isoform X1, with translation MYQPNSFQIAAQACHAGSPSSGAADSILPSGFGGIQRIPRDQMRTQSSMEELSFAATCCVPSQEPDPAFKELNGWEYGESYKGELWDAVRTYTWGFFVLHERHRKGRSSRPQEASLGELGRAGAQTAAPAQTPGLGKAVVRAEVGRRLSALDLDCSHSNGRFAPMSPFYLFITYKLGVRLTLLKANKAGQRMGPPDRAVGVWGGGTWESRGGLWLQQLKGQEVKGWGRGLPCRILHPQGSHHFYGRLQPSEVMPARPSLQTEFQTLRARRNRRDRGVYRCPPPPATDGETEAQRGEGISWSPTASK, from the exons ATGTACCAGCCCAATAGCTTCCAGATTGCTGCTCAGGCGTGCCATGCTGGGAGCCCCTCCAGTGGTGCTGCTGACTCCATACTCCCATCTGGGTTTGGAG GAATCCAACGCATTCCCAGAGACCAAATGAGGACACAGTCAAGCATGGAGGAATTAAGTTTTGCTGCTACTTGCTGTGTTCCCAGCCAGGAGCCAGACCCTGCCTTCAAGGAACTGAATGGCTGGGAGTATGGGGAGTCCTACAAAGGTGAACTGTGGGATGCTGTCAGGACTTACACGTGGGGATTCTTTGTCCTCCACGAAAGGCACAGGAAAGGCAGATCAAGCAGGCCCCAGGAGGCTTCCCTGGGGGAGCTGGGCCGGGCTGGCGCCCAGACAGCAGCGCCTGCTCAGACTCCGGGATTGGGCAAGGCAGTGGTGAGGGCGGAGGTGGGGAGGCGGCTGTCGGCCCTGGACCTGGACTGCTCCCACTCCAATGGAAGGTTCGCCCCCATGTCTCCCTTTTATCTTTTCATTACATACAAATTAGGAGTGCGATTAACtttattaaaagcaaacaaagcTGGTCAGAGAATGGGGCCTCCAGACAGAGCTGTGGGGGTTTGGGGAGGAGGAACCTGGGAGAGCAGGGGAGGGTTGTGGTTGCAGCAGTTAAAAGGACAGGAGGtgaagggctgggggagggggcttccCTGCAGGATTCTCCATCCCCAGGGATCCCACCACTTTTATGGCCGTCTACAGCCTTCTGAAGTTATGCCAGCTCGGCCCAGCCTCCAGACAGAATTCCAGACTTTAAGAGCTAGAAGGAACCGTAGAGACCGTGGAGTCTAccgctgccccccacccccagctacagatggggaaactgaggcccagagaggggaaggaatTAGCTGGAGCCCCACTGCCAGTAAGTAG
- the LOC134739007 gene encoding uncharacterized protein LOC134739007 isoform X2: MYQPNSFQIAAQACHAGSPSSGAADSILPSGFGGIQRIPRDQMRTQSSMEELSFAATCCVPSQEPDPAFKELNGWEYGESYKAF; this comes from the exons ATGTACCAGCCCAATAGCTTCCAGATTGCTGCTCAGGCGTGCCATGCTGGGAGCCCCTCCAGTGGTGCTGCTGACTCCATACTCCCATCTGGGTTTGGAG GAATCCAACGCATTCCCAGAGACCAAATGAGGACACAGTCAAGCATGGAGGAATTAAGTTTTGCTGCTACTTGCTGTGTTCCCAGCCAGGAGCCAGACCCTGCCTTCAAGGAACTGAATGGCTGGGAGTATGGGGAGTCCTACAAAG CCTTCTGA